The Urbifossiella limnaea genome has a window encoding:
- a CDS encoding TIGR02996 domain-containing protein, whose protein sequence is MQTDAEPFLQRIRAYPDDDGPRLVFADWLDEQGGAALARAAFIRVQIALATLPETDPARADLLRAEQVLRDANKDAWEAPFRGLCSLIDFRRGFVDEVRIGAVPFLRHAHELFAAAPVRHLHLMDAGPHLGALTASPYLGRLAGLTIEAQHLRDPLARAVARCAHLSGLRRLDLRKNRLTDAGASALAGSPHLAGLEELILSENELTESGARALAASPHLAALRGLDLRHNPVGPAGAEAVAASDRLPRLEWLNLSGCGLGAPRGHAVPRPGALVRVAVLDLSGNALGPAALKPLLTADGPAALRELDLSRNDLGEAGAAVLAAAPALAGLRGLKVSGCGLTDAAVTVLASSPHLAGLRSLDLGNNPAADAAFEPFLDGARPPRLRRLVVPAIGLSPALRRALHQKYGSG, encoded by the coding sequence ATGCAGACCGACGCCGAGCCGTTCCTCCAGCGCATCCGGGCCTACCCGGACGACGACGGGCCGCGCCTCGTGTTCGCCGACTGGCTCGACGAGCAGGGCGGCGCGGCCCTGGCCCGCGCCGCGTTCATCCGCGTGCAGATCGCGCTGGCCACGCTGCCCGAAACCGACCCCGCGCGGGCCGACCTGCTCCGCGCCGAGCAGGTGCTGCGCGACGCCAACAAGGACGCCTGGGAGGCGCCGTTCCGCGGCCTGTGCTCGCTCATCGACTTCCGCCGCGGGTTCGTGGACGAGGTCCGCATCGGCGCGGTGCCGTTCCTCCGCCACGCCCACGAGCTGTTCGCCGCGGCGCCGGTGCGGCACCTCCACCTGATGGACGCCGGCCCGCACCTGGGGGCGCTCACGGCGTCGCCGTACCTCGGCCGGCTGGCGGGGCTGACGATCGAGGCGCAACACCTGCGCGACCCGCTGGCCCGCGCCGTGGCCCGGTGCGCGCACCTGTCCGGGCTGCGGCGCCTCGACCTGCGCAAGAACCGCCTCACCGACGCCGGCGCGAGCGCGCTCGCCGGGTCGCCGCACCTGGCGGGGCTGGAGGAGTTGATTCTGTCGGAGAACGAGCTGACCGAGAGCGGGGCGCGGGCGCTGGCGGCGTCGCCGCACCTGGCGGCGCTGCGCGGCCTCGACCTGCGGCACAACCCGGTCGGCCCCGCGGGCGCGGAGGCGGTCGCGGCGTCGGACCGGCTGCCGCGGCTGGAGTGGCTGAACCTGTCCGGCTGCGGGCTGGGGGCGCCGCGGGGCCACGCCGTGCCGCGGCCGGGGGCGCTCGTGCGGGTGGCGGTGCTCGACCTGTCGGGGAACGCGCTCGGCCCGGCGGCGCTGAAGCCGCTGCTGACCGCGGACGGGCCGGCGGCGCTGCGGGAGCTCGACCTGAGCCGCAACGACCTGGGCGAGGCGGGGGCGGCGGTGCTGGCCGCGGCGCCGGCGCTGGCGGGGCTGCGCGGGCTGAAGGTGTCCGGGTGCGGGCTGACGGACGCGGCGGTGACGGTGCTCGCGTCGTCGCCGCACCTGGCGGGGCTGCGGTCGCTGGATTTGGGGAACAACCCGGCGGCCGACGCGGCGTTCGAGCCGTTCCTGGACGGCGCCCGCCCGCCGCGGCTGCGGCGGCTGGTGGTGCCGGCGATCGGCCTGTCGCCGGCGCTGCGGCGGGCGCTCCACCAGAAATACGGGTCGGGATAG
- a CDS encoding DUF1559 domain-containing protein, producing the protein MFATRPRRGFTLIELLVVIAIIGVLIGMLLPAVQKVRESAARVKCKNNLKQIGLALHNYHDRTGSFPPGYTANAAAADGTGPGWGWAAFLLPDLEQENVYRLIDFAQPMTAARHDAVRQVTVSFLRCPSDPRQDPIPLSEFENPASLTTPLGRSNYVACYGNTPYLGESPAVLTTHLTVDGVLGRGMFYRNSRTRIADILDGLSNTFAVGEKNAQATMASWAGVVPGATWRSANDTANYGGIPSNLPAALVLGHACRQHPPSAAAGVAEDFSSPHVNGVNALFADGSVHAVRQSVSMSVYPFTATIADGKALQVDF; encoded by the coding sequence GTGTTCGCCACACGCCCGCGGCGCGGGTTCACGCTGATCGAGTTGCTCGTCGTCATCGCCATCATCGGCGTGCTCATCGGCATGCTCCTGCCGGCCGTGCAGAAGGTGCGCGAGTCGGCGGCGCGGGTGAAGTGCAAGAACAACCTGAAGCAGATCGGCCTGGCCCTGCACAACTACCACGACCGCACCGGCAGCTTCCCGCCGGGCTACACCGCGAACGCCGCGGCCGCCGACGGGACCGGCCCCGGGTGGGGCTGGGCCGCGTTCCTGCTCCCCGACCTGGAGCAGGAGAACGTCTACCGCCTCATCGACTTCGCGCAGCCCATGACGGCCGCGCGGCACGACGCCGTACGGCAGGTGACCGTGTCGTTCCTGCGCTGCCCGTCGGACCCGCGGCAGGACCCGATCCCGCTGTCGGAGTTCGAGAACCCGGCGTCGCTGACCACGCCGCTGGGGCGCTCCAACTACGTGGCCTGCTACGGGAACACGCCGTACCTCGGCGAGTCGCCGGCGGTGCTGACCACGCACCTGACCGTCGACGGCGTCCTCGGCCGGGGCATGTTCTACCGCAACAGCCGGACGCGCATCGCCGACATCCTCGACGGCCTCAGCAACACGTTCGCCGTCGGCGAGAAGAACGCGCAGGCCACGATGGCGAGCTGGGCCGGGGTCGTGCCGGGGGCGACGTGGCGGAGCGCCAACGACACCGCGAACTACGGCGGCATCCCGAGCAACCTGCCGGCCGCGCTGGTGCTGGGGCACGCGTGCCGCCAGCACCCGCCGAGCGCCGCCGCGGGCGTGGCCGAGGACTTCTCGTCGCCGCACGTCAACGGGGTGAACGCGCTGTTCGCCGACGGCTCGGTCCACGCCGTCCGGCAGAGCGTGAGCATGAGCGTGTACCCGTTCACCGCGACGATCGCCGACGGGAAGGCGCTGCAGGTGGATTTCTGA
- a CDS encoding zinc ribbon domain-containing protein has translation MPVVTCPKCSAGLKVPDGPAAAVRCPKCTTVFQPRPKPTADAGFEVVDDSKPAPKAAPRPASPPPPPAGPKKAFSLDEAVRSADKSPRRDTRDTRDDDDRPRGRSRRDDEDDRPRGRSRRDDDDDRRDRRRDADDDYDDDRPRKASKFGVARPGVLLLLISLGLYVGSLALHALLVLVSWMGADIPSGMNGLNGVVGLAGWVVGLVGFGLVTAGPPKSRGLAIAAGSVSLVHLVLACVVAFNERPERLGGGVAINWGALVTDLPSLDAVLTALVYSDRMNARGFGTLVLPLLAGLAELARLVLLGLLLGSLARATKEHRAEGMAKFGWIAAPSAVGVCMLVVLLATILAESTAKSVLRPEPPPPLGPGTNFQDVVRQQQEYGQRMQDRFKTLERTLRLWRNGSELLVYTLHIGTLVLPGVAAFGVWGGMGRRR, from the coding sequence GTGCCAGTCGTTACGTGTCCGAAGTGCTCGGCCGGGCTGAAGGTGCCCGACGGGCCGGCCGCCGCCGTCCGCTGCCCCAAGTGCACCACCGTCTTCCAGCCGCGGCCCAAACCCACTGCCGACGCCGGGTTCGAGGTCGTGGACGACTCGAAGCCGGCCCCGAAGGCGGCCCCGCGGCCCGCGTCGCCCCCGCCGCCCCCCGCGGGGCCGAAGAAGGCTTTCTCGCTCGACGAGGCCGTCCGCTCCGCCGACAAGTCGCCGCGCCGCGACACCCGCGACACCCGCGACGACGACGACCGCCCGCGCGGCCGTTCCCGCCGCGACGACGAGGACGACCGCCCGCGCGGCCGCTCCCGCCGTGACGACGACGACGACCGCCGCGACCGCCGCCGCGACGCCGACGACGACTACGACGACGACCGCCCGCGGAAGGCGTCGAAGTTCGGGGTGGCGCGGCCGGGCGTGCTGCTCCTCCTGATCTCGCTCGGGCTGTACGTGGGGAGCCTGGCCCTGCACGCGCTGCTGGTGCTCGTGAGCTGGATGGGGGCCGACATCCCCAGCGGGATGAACGGGCTGAACGGCGTGGTCGGGCTCGCCGGGTGGGTCGTGGGGCTGGTCGGGTTCGGGCTGGTGACGGCCGGCCCGCCGAAGTCGCGCGGCCTGGCCATCGCCGCCGGGTCGGTCAGCCTGGTCCACCTCGTGCTGGCGTGCGTGGTGGCGTTCAACGAGCGGCCCGAGCGGCTCGGCGGCGGCGTGGCGATTAACTGGGGGGCGCTGGTCACCGACCTCCCCTCGCTCGACGCCGTCCTCACCGCCCTGGTGTACAGCGACCGGATGAACGCACGCGGGTTCGGCACCCTGGTGCTGCCGCTCCTCGCGGGGCTGGCCGAGCTGGCGCGCCTCGTCCTGCTCGGGCTGCTGCTCGGGTCGCTGGCGCGGGCCACGAAGGAGCACCGGGCCGAGGGGATGGCGAAGTTCGGGTGGATCGCCGCCCCGTCGGCCGTCGGCGTGTGCATGCTGGTGGTGCTGCTGGCGACGATCCTGGCCGAGAGCACGGCCAAGAGCGTGCTGCGGCCCGAGCCGCCGCCGCCGCTCGGCCCCGGGACCAACTTCCAGGACGTGGTCCGGCAGCAGCAGGAGTACGGCCAGCGGATGCAGGACCGCTTCAAGACGCTGGAGCGGACGCTGCGGCTGTGGCGCAACGGCAGCGAGCTGCTCGTGTACACGCTCCACATCGGCACCCTGGTGCTGCCGGGCGTGGCGGCGTTCGGCGTGTGGGGCGGCATGGGCCGGCGCCGCTAA
- a CDS encoding zinc ribbon domain-containing protein codes for MLLTCPTCGSGLQVPDGTTAHVRCPACKLVFPAAAGLAAAEPAPPPPPPPRPKPAPPKAPEPPANRDFNPDPPRDPATAPRRKRPDDGKFTPEERRTLKTQFVRGMWGCRLIAAGYGLQGVGLLLVVLVFALNTINAGSPALIALAGVCGLANLVLVPIGLGLVLAGRPAPGLYRFGIAAAVAIVVHALLVLVVLAKNDPTVVIEGERETGLLNTLGHLVTKLDSLTLYLTWAVYPDEPFIRRGLVLDVLCGLAEMVRLILLMVTLAGVARGAGDKELAHRCVRAGGVGALGPAVLAAGMALFLAAMIETGGRDSKFGLVLLFAASMGVYAILAGTLVPAAAAARDAAEACEFPYQSQNFEIGD; via the coding sequence GTGCTGCTGACCTGTCCGACGTGCGGGAGCGGACTCCAGGTGCCCGACGGCACCACCGCCCACGTCCGCTGCCCGGCGTGCAAGCTCGTCTTCCCCGCCGCCGCCGGCCTCGCCGCCGCCGAGCCCGCCCCGCCCCCGCCGCCCCCGCCCCGCCCGAAGCCGGCGCCGCCGAAGGCGCCGGAGCCGCCCGCCAACCGCGACTTCAACCCCGACCCGCCGCGCGACCCGGCGACGGCGCCGAGGCGGAAGCGGCCCGACGACGGCAAGTTCACCCCCGAGGAGCGGCGGACGCTCAAGACCCAGTTCGTCCGCGGCATGTGGGGCTGCCGGCTCATCGCCGCGGGCTACGGCCTCCAGGGCGTCGGCCTGCTGCTGGTGGTGCTGGTGTTCGCGCTGAACACCATCAACGCTGGCTCCCCCGCCCTGATCGCCCTCGCCGGCGTGTGCGGGCTGGCGAACCTCGTGCTGGTGCCGATCGGATTGGGGCTCGTGCTCGCGGGCCGGCCGGCGCCGGGGCTGTACCGCTTCGGCATCGCCGCCGCCGTGGCGATCGTCGTCCACGCGCTCCTCGTGCTGGTCGTGCTGGCGAAGAACGACCCGACGGTGGTGATCGAGGGCGAGCGCGAGACCGGCCTGCTGAACACCCTCGGCCACCTCGTGACGAAGCTCGACAGCCTGACGCTGTACCTGACGTGGGCGGTCTACCCGGACGAGCCGTTCATCCGCCGCGGGCTGGTGCTCGACGTGCTGTGTGGGCTGGCCGAGATGGTGCGGCTGATCCTGCTGATGGTGACGCTGGCGGGCGTGGCGCGGGGGGCCGGCGACAAGGAGCTGGCGCACCGGTGCGTGCGCGCCGGCGGCGTCGGCGCGCTCGGGCCGGCGGTGCTGGCGGCGGGGATGGCGCTGTTCCTGGCGGCGATGATCGAGACCGGCGGCCGCGACTCGAAGTTCGGCCTGGTGCTGCTGTTCGCCGCGTCGATGGGCGTGTACGCGATCCTGGCCGGCACGCTGGTGCCGGCCGCGGCCGCGGCGCGCGACGCCGCCGAGGCGTGCGAGTTCCCGTACCAGTCGCAGAACTTCGAGATCGGCGACTGA
- a CDS encoding four helix bundle protein yields the protein MTVAKITSHTELEVYQKALDAAKRLFRLSKSFPKEETYSLTDQVRRSSRSVCANLAEAWRKRRYEGAFIAKLSDAEGEAAETQVWLEFAVDAGYLHRDEAKPLYLAYDEVIRTLVGMINHADKWVLPGKPTSDAT from the coding sequence GTGACCGTGGCGAAGATCACGTCCCACACGGAACTCGAGGTGTACCAGAAGGCGCTTGACGCGGCCAAAAGGCTGTTCCGGTTGTCGAAGTCGTTTCCGAAAGAGGAAACCTATTCGCTGACCGATCAGGTCCGTCGCTCGTCTCGTTCCGTGTGCGCGAACCTGGCGGAGGCGTGGAGGAAGCGGCGGTACGAGGGGGCGTTCATTGCCAAGTTGTCGGATGCCGAGGGCGAAGCGGCCGAGACGCAGGTGTGGTTGGAGTTCGCGGTGGACGCGGGGTACCTCCACCGCGACGAGGCGAAGCCCTTATACCTGGCCTACGACGAGGTGATCCGCACGCTGGTCGGGATGATCAACCATGCCGACAAGTGGGTGCTACCCGGTAAGCCGACTTCCGATGCCACCTGA
- a CDS encoding NYN domain-containing protein, translated as MVFLIDGYNLMHAVGMLRVGLPKKQFAPARARFLDWLADAARGRPDTLRVVFDAVHGPAPSAEHGHRGLRVRFAFAQTADEQIEELVRAVNVPKAAAVVSNDGQVQEAARRRGCGVFTCQAFVDWLIAPPRDPGAPPPPDDKPVPEPTAAELAAWEAAFRMKG; from the coding sequence GTGGTATTCCTCATCGACGGCTACAACCTGATGCACGCCGTCGGCATGCTCCGCGTCGGGCTGCCGAAGAAGCAGTTCGCCCCGGCCCGCGCCCGGTTCCTCGACTGGCTCGCCGACGCCGCCCGCGGCCGGCCGGACACCCTGCGCGTGGTGTTCGACGCCGTCCACGGCCCGGCCCCGAGCGCCGAGCACGGCCACCGCGGGCTGCGCGTCCGCTTCGCCTTCGCGCAAACCGCCGACGAGCAGATCGAGGAGCTGGTGCGCGCCGTGAACGTGCCGAAGGCGGCGGCCGTGGTGTCGAACGACGGGCAGGTGCAGGAGGCGGCGCGGCGGCGCGGGTGCGGCGTGTTCACGTGTCAGGCGTTCGTGGACTGGCTGATCGCCCCGCCCCGCGACCCCGGGGCGCCGCCGCCGCCCGACGACAAGCCGGTGCCGGAGCCCACGGCGGCGGAGCTGGCGGCGTGGGAAGCGGCTTTTCGGATGAAGGGGTGA
- a CDS encoding lysylphosphatidylglycerol synthase transmembrane domain-containing protein: MTTRTRHFLIGFAKYGLGFGVLGYMLATNWEGKNGAPGIRDLLGKTPDYAVAATVMALCVAVLAIQYLRWFILVRALDLPFTVGGAVRLGLVGTYYNLFLPGSVGGDLVKAYFIARGQPGRRAAAVATVVLDRLIGLFGLLWFSAVIGGALWAAGDDRIAGNDHLRRMITVCGVLVGLAVCGWGLMGVLPAHRADRFAGRLATVPRLGKALAEVWYAVWTYRQRPGAVYLSVAMTAVCHVAMVLMYHLAVRVFPADGSEPGTLGEHFVIAPVGFIMQAFFPAPGGVGGAEFIFKWLYGLLGRDGAVGLLGRVTLRVAECTCGLVGLVVFLRMRGELPAVVHEAEEEGLGGHEDPPHLEEAKAG; encoded by the coding sequence GTGACGACCCGCACCCGACACTTCCTGATCGGCTTCGCCAAGTACGGCCTCGGGTTCGGCGTCCTCGGCTACATGCTGGCCACGAACTGGGAGGGCAAGAACGGCGCCCCCGGCATCCGCGACCTGCTCGGCAAGACGCCGGACTACGCCGTCGCGGCCACGGTGATGGCCCTGTGCGTGGCGGTGCTGGCGATTCAGTACCTGCGCTGGTTCATCCTGGTGCGGGCGCTCGACCTGCCGTTCACGGTGGGCGGGGCGGTCCGGCTCGGGCTGGTCGGCACGTACTACAACCTGTTCCTGCCGGGCTCGGTGGGCGGCGACCTGGTGAAGGCGTACTTCATCGCCCGCGGCCAGCCCGGCCGGCGGGCCGCGGCCGTGGCCACCGTGGTGCTCGACCGGCTGATCGGGCTGTTCGGCCTGCTGTGGTTCTCGGCCGTGATCGGCGGCGCCCTGTGGGCGGCCGGCGACGACCGCATCGCCGGCAACGACCACCTCCGGCGGATGATTACGGTGTGCGGCGTGCTGGTGGGGCTGGCCGTGTGCGGCTGGGGGCTGATGGGCGTCCTGCCGGCGCACCGGGCCGACCGGTTCGCGGGCCGGCTGGCGACCGTGCCGAGGCTCGGCAAGGCGCTGGCGGAGGTGTGGTACGCGGTGTGGACGTACCGCCAGCGGCCGGGGGCCGTGTACCTGTCGGTGGCGATGACGGCGGTGTGTCACGTGGCGATGGTGCTGATGTACCACCTGGCGGTGCGGGTGTTCCCGGCGGACGGGTCGGAGCCGGGGACGCTGGGCGAGCACTTCGTGATCGCGCCGGTGGGGTTCATCATGCAGGCGTTCTTCCCGGCGCCGGGCGGGGTGGGCGGCGCCGAGTTCATCTTCAAGTGGCTGTACGGCCTGTTGGGCCGCGACGGCGCGGTGGGCCTGCTGGGCCGGGTCACGCTGCGGGTGGCGGAGTGCACGTGCGGCCTGGTGGGGCTGGTGGTGTTCCTGCGGATGCGGGGCGAGCTGCCGGCGGTGGTACACGAGGCCGAGGAGGAAGGCCTCGGCGGCCACGAGGACCCGCCGCACCTGGAAGAGGCGAAGGCGGGGTGA
- a CDS encoding HNH endonuclease family protein: MIRLTKPAPPAVLTTRGAAATRANKAKYKTDRAAYRAGTKRFQFDRDIFAHPTVRTALRAAQHEKCAFCEWRISPGNTYSDVEHYRPKSGFKQRRGDPLTRPGYYWLAYDWDNLFLCCQLCNRAFKRNLFPIDAKGVRARSHFKSVGAEQPLLLHPCQDDPAKHLTFNGAVAVAVNQSVRGTVTIDVVGLNRPFIKEERIRRRVWLVDLCEARSDIRRQLAQQSSPHLLAALARLDRVIATAVADDAEFAAMARVTVF, from the coding sequence ATGATCCGCCTGACCAAGCCCGCGCCTCCCGCGGTTCTCACCACGCGTGGGGCGGCCGCTACCCGCGCGAACAAGGCGAAGTACAAGACGGACCGGGCGGCATACCGGGCCGGAACGAAGCGGTTCCAGTTCGACCGGGACATCTTCGCGCACCCGACCGTGCGGACCGCACTCCGGGCGGCCCAGCACGAGAAGTGCGCGTTCTGTGAGTGGCGGATCAGCCCCGGGAACACCTACAGCGACGTGGAGCACTACCGGCCAAAGTCGGGGTTCAAGCAGCGGCGCGGCGACCCGCTAACCCGGCCCGGCTACTACTGGCTCGCCTACGATTGGGACAACCTGTTCCTCTGCTGCCAGCTCTGCAACCGGGCGTTCAAGCGGAACCTGTTCCCGATCGACGCGAAGGGGGTCCGGGCGCGGTCACACTTTAAGTCGGTCGGCGCCGAACAGCCGCTGTTGCTCCACCCGTGCCAGGACGACCCGGCGAAGCACCTCACGTTCAACGGCGCGGTCGCCGTCGCCGTGAATCAGAGCGTGCGGGGGACTGTGACGATCGACGTGGTGGGGCTGAACCGACCTTTCATCAAGGAAGAGCGGATTCGCCGCCGCGTGTGGCTCGTCGATCTGTGCGAAGCACGGTCCGACATCCGGCGCCAACTCGCCCAACAATCCAGCCCGCACCTGCTCGCCGCCCTCGCCCGACTCGACCGTGTGATCGCCACGGCGGTAGCCGACGACGCGGAGTTTGCGGCGATGGCGCGGGTGACTGTGTTCTGA
- a CDS encoding AAA family ATPase, whose product MRPKPRVEFLTPFGWVPLRQLGYGYQTLIAWMLDFVSRMVERYPDSPDPLKEPAICVVDEIDLHLHPAWQRKLIGFLSERFPNTQFIATAHSPLVVQAAENANIAVLKREGDHVVIHNDVDDIRNWRVDQILTSDLFGLESARSPEVEKKLKRQEQLAGKARLTLAEKKELKELQDQIDRLPVGRSAAENEELAAIRQALDALRATSPK is encoded by the coding sequence GTGCGACCTAAACCTCGGGTTGAATTCCTGACTCCTTTCGGGTGGGTCCCGCTCCGCCAACTCGGGTACGGCTACCAGACGCTCATCGCCTGGATGCTCGACTTCGTCAGCCGCATGGTGGAGCGCTACCCGGACAGCCCCGACCCGCTCAAGGAGCCGGCCATCTGCGTCGTGGACGAGATCGACCTGCACCTGCACCCGGCGTGGCAGCGGAAGCTGATTGGGTTCCTGTCGGAGCGGTTCCCGAACACGCAGTTCATCGCCACGGCGCACAGCCCGCTCGTCGTACAGGCCGCGGAGAACGCCAACATCGCCGTCCTGAAGCGCGAGGGCGACCACGTCGTCATCCACAACGACGTGGACGACATCCGCAACTGGCGCGTCGATCAGATCCTCACGAGCGACCTGTTCGGCCTGGAGTCGGCCCGGTCGCCGGAGGTCGAGAAGAAGCTCAAGCGGCAGGAGCAACTGGCCGGCAAAGCTCGGTTGACGCTCGCCGAGAAGAAGGAGTTGAAAGAACTCCAGGATCAGATCGACCGCCTCCCGGTCGGCCGGAGCGCGGCCGAGAACGAGGAACTTGCCGCCATCCGCCAGGCTCTGGACGCACTCCGCGCGACATCGCCCAAATGA
- the sucC gene encoding ADP-forming succinate--CoA ligase subunit beta: MKVHEYQAKELLAAAGANVPGHVVCKTPDEAAAAFDKLSNGGGVMVKAQIHAGGRGAGQLKGYAEKLGGVKFAPTREKARALAETMLKHSLVTLQTGPEGQPIRTLIVQADAEPAKEYYVAIVFDRAIGQPVLMASAAGGMDIEKVAHDTPELILKVPFSPETGLQPFQARRMAYELGFTGDQVGKAEKIMLALSKVYLEKDATLAEVNPLAVTKKGDVVVLDAKIDFDDNALFRHKDVEALRDLGEENPVEVRAGKASLNFIQLDGNIGCLVNGAGLAMATMDIVQHHGGKPANFLDVGGGVTAENAVEAFRIILSDPKVKAIFVNVFGGIASCARIADALVKAGREVGFQVPVVVRLEGNEVDKAREILNGVTTELPAIRVAPGLTEGAKMVVELAK, encoded by the coding sequence ATGAAGGTCCACGAGTACCAGGCCAAGGAACTCCTCGCCGCCGCCGGCGCCAACGTGCCCGGACACGTCGTGTGCAAGACGCCCGACGAGGCCGCCGCCGCGTTCGACAAGCTGAGCAACGGCGGCGGCGTCATGGTGAAGGCGCAGATCCACGCCGGCGGCCGCGGCGCCGGGCAGCTCAAGGGCTACGCCGAGAAGCTCGGCGGCGTCAAGTTCGCCCCCACCCGCGAGAAGGCCAGGGCGCTCGCCGAGACGATGCTGAAGCACTCGCTCGTCACGCTGCAGACCGGCCCCGAGGGGCAGCCGATCCGCACGCTCATCGTCCAGGCCGACGCCGAGCCGGCGAAGGAGTACTACGTCGCCATCGTGTTCGACCGGGCGATCGGGCAGCCGGTGCTGATGGCGTCCGCGGCCGGCGGCATGGACATCGAGAAGGTCGCCCACGACACGCCGGAGCTGATCCTGAAGGTCCCGTTCAGCCCCGAGACGGGGTTGCAGCCGTTCCAGGCCCGCCGCATGGCCTACGAACTCGGCTTCACCGGCGATCAGGTCGGCAAGGCCGAGAAGATCATGCTGGCGCTGTCGAAGGTGTACCTGGAGAAGGACGCCACGCTGGCCGAGGTGAACCCGCTGGCCGTCACCAAGAAGGGCGACGTGGTCGTCCTCGACGCCAAGATCGACTTCGACGACAACGCGCTCTTTCGGCACAAGGACGTGGAGGCGCTGCGCGACCTGGGCGAGGAGAACCCGGTCGAGGTGCGGGCCGGCAAGGCGAGCCTGAACTTCATCCAGCTGGACGGGAACATCGGGTGCCTGGTGAACGGCGCCGGGCTGGCGATGGCGACGATGGACATCGTGCAGCACCACGGCGGCAAGCCGGCGAACTTCCTCGACGTGGGCGGCGGCGTGACGGCCGAGAACGCGGTGGAGGCGTTCCGCATCATCCTGAGCGACCCGAAGGTGAAGGCGATCTTCGTGAACGTGTTCGGCGGCATCGCCAGCTGCGCCCGCATCGCCGACGCGCTGGTGAAGGCCGGCCGCGAGGTCGGCTTCCAGGTGCCGGTGGTGGTGCGGCTGGAGGGGAACGAGGTGGACAAGGCGCGCGAGATCCTGAACGGCGTGACGACCGAGCTGCCGGCGATCCGCGTGGCCCCCGGGCTGACCGAGGGCGCGAAGATGGTGGTGGAACTGGCGAAGTGA